The following coding sequences are from one Humulus lupulus chromosome X, drHumLupu1.1, whole genome shotgun sequence window:
- the LOC133803489 gene encoding uncharacterized protein LOC133803489 isoform X3, which produces MINGSASKKALDPVAPVYKYCLVSVSNILTSTCQNEVSASLVMVHLIEKLAAGDTGSLSVSILQKMSTMSKKVY; this is translated from the exons ATGATAAATGGCAGT GCAAGTAAAAAAGCCTTGGATCCAGTTGCTCCAGTTTATAAGTACTGCCTTGTATCAGTATCTAACATATTAACTTCAACATGCCAAAATGAG GTTTCTGCCAGTTTAGTTATGGTGCATTTGATTGAGAAATTAGCTGCTGGTGATACTGGAAGTTTATCTGTATCAATACTTCAGAAGATGAGCACCATGTCTAAAAAG gtatattga
- the LOC133803489 gene encoding uncharacterized protein LOC133803489 isoform X2 has product MINGSVSASLVMVHLIEKLAAGDTGSLSVSILQKMSTMSKKLKSHLAFSELLAQYSQSGYFRLMQPKKTRCLQLDQLLVEPLVSFHVFLKFSREILNKLIHAVEINTRDPSMCE; this is encoded by the exons ATGATAAATGGCAGT GTTTCTGCCAGTTTAGTTATGGTGCATTTGATTGAGAAATTAGCTGCTGGTGATACTGGAAGTTTATCTGTATCAATACTTCAGAAGATGAGCACCATGTCTAAAAAG CTTAAAAGTCACCTTGCTTTCTCTGAATTGTTAGCCCAATATTCACAGAGCGGTTATTTCAGATTAATGCAGCCAAAAAAGACAAGGTGCCTTCAGTTAGATCAGCTTCTTGTTGAGCCATTGGTGTCATTTCATGTTTTCCTGAAGTTTTCCAGAG AGATCCTGAACAAATTGATTCACGCAGTGGAGATTAATACCCGCGACCCCTCAAT GTGCGAATAA
- the LOC133803489 gene encoding uncharacterized protein LOC133803489 isoform X1: MINGSASKKALDPVAPVYKYCLVSVSNILTSTCQNEVSASLVMVHLIEKLAAGDTGSLSVSILQKMSTMSKKLKSHLAFSELLAQYSQSGYFRLMQPKKTRCLQLDQLLVEPLVSFHVFLKFSREILNKLIHAVEINTRDPSMCE; this comes from the exons ATGATAAATGGCAGT GCAAGTAAAAAAGCCTTGGATCCAGTTGCTCCAGTTTATAAGTACTGCCTTGTATCAGTATCTAACATATTAACTTCAACATGCCAAAATGAG GTTTCTGCCAGTTTAGTTATGGTGCATTTGATTGAGAAATTAGCTGCTGGTGATACTGGAAGTTTATCTGTATCAATACTTCAGAAGATGAGCACCATGTCTAAAAAG CTTAAAAGTCACCTTGCTTTCTCTGAATTGTTAGCCCAATATTCACAGAGCGGTTATTTCAGATTAATGCAGCCAAAAAAGACAAGGTGCCTTCAGTTAGATCAGCTTCTTGTTGAGCCATTGGTGTCATTTCATGTTTTCCTGAAGTTTTCCAGAG AGATCCTGAACAAATTGATTCACGCAGTGGAGATTAATACCCGCGACCCCTCAAT GTGCGAATAA